CGGGGATCATGTCTTCGGGGAGATCGCTCTTGGGGACCGTGAAGACCTTTTCCTCGTCGTACTCGCCGAAGGCGTCCTCGGCCGGTATCGTTACGGTTTTCTTCTCGCCGGGGGCCATGCCTACCAGGGCCTCCTCTATCTGCTCGAAAAAGTCGCCGCCGCCGATGGTGAGCTCCATGGGGCCCGCCTCGCAGCCGCAATCGTCATCGTCGCAGCATGAATCGGATTCGCACTCATGGGAGTCGCATCCCTCCGTTTCGAGGGTGCTGTCGAAAACGGTTCCATCTTCAAGCTTGCCGGTGAAGTCTATTTTTACCCGGTCGCCCTTCTGTGCCTGTTTCATTTGGTTCATCCTTCCGTGCTCTGAATATATCCGGCAGTGACCGGTCCATTGCATCGTACGCAAACTCGTGCCCGGCAGTCCAGTGAAAATTATTCCATCATTCAGTAAAGGCCAACTTGCGCTCAAGATCCATGGAGCGGGTGATGTGTTTCGCCTGGTCGAAGGTGATGATTTCCTTCTCGCAGAGCTCCAGCAGGTGCTGGTCCAGGGTCTGCATCTGGTAGAGGGAGCGGCCGTTCTCGATGTGCTTTTCGATCTCGTCGAGGCGCCCCTCACGGATGCAGGCCTGGATGGTCGTGGTCGCCCGCATGATCTCCACCACCGGAAGGATGTTTTCGCCGCTCTTGTCCTTGATGAGCCTCAGGGAGATGGTTGCCACCAGGATGTCGGCCAGCCGCTGGCGGATCACCTCCTGGCAGTCGGGCGGAAAGTGGCCCAGGAGGCGGTTGATGGTGGAGGCGGCACTCTGGGTATGGAGCGTGGAAAAGACCAGGTGCCCCGTTTCGGCCGCTTTGATGCAGGAGTCGATGGTCTCCTGGTCACGCATCTCGCCCACCATGATGACGTCGGGGTCCATGCGGAGCGACGAACGGAGCGCGGCGGTGAAGTTCTCCGTGTCGATCCCCACCTCCCGCTGGATGATGCAGCTTTTCCGGGAGGTGAAGAGGAATTCTACCGGATCTTCAATGGTGATGATGTTGAAGGTGCAGGTTTCGTTCAGATGGCGGATGATCGACGCCAGGGTCGTTGATTTGCCGTTGCCGGTGGGGCCGGTGACGAGAATGAGGCCGTTGGGGGCCTTGGCGATTTCGGACAGCACCGGCGGGAGGTTCAGCTCCTGGAATGTTCCCACGTGGGGGGGGATTACCCGCATGACGATGCCGATGGCCCCCCTTTGCCGGAAAATGCTGACCCGGAACCGGCCGCCGTTGGGGAGGGAGTAGGAGGCGTCAAGTTCGCGCAGGTTGTCGGGCAGGGTGCGCCGGTTCTGCTCCATGACGGTCTGGGCGATGAACTCCGTGTCCTGGGCGGTCAGGCGGGGGAGCTTGGAGCGGAGAAGCTGCCCCTTGGCCCGGAAAAAGGGGGGATTGTCCACCTCGAAGTGGAGGTCGGATACCCGCTTCTCGAAGGCGATTCCCAATATCTGGTTCAGAAGGTTCATGTCCATGAAAGATACCTCGTTTGCACCTCATCCCTGTGCCGGCTAGGGAGTCGGCTTTTCGCGCTTTCTGTGGTAGAGGGCATTTTCCAGTACGAGACCCGCTTCCCCGGCCAGAATCTCCAGCATGTCCACCTGGACGGGGGAGGGCTCCCGCTGGCCGAAGTCTCCGTAAATGAGGGAGATGGTCTTGCCGAAACCCCTCAGGGGGAGAAGGAATACTGTTGGCCGAAGCGGGGCGCCGATGGCGGTGAAAAGATGCCGTACTACTATCTCATCGTCCGTTCTTCCGAAAAATGCACCTGTTTTTTCAATAACCTCACTAAAAAGAGATGCTCGCTCCAGGGGGATTGCGAAGCGCAGCGGGGGGGTGGCACCTTCTTCGCGGCCGCCTCGAATGCCGATTGACCGTTCGGCAATCAGCCCCTTTTCCTGGACAATGAGGGTGAGTGACCGGTCAAAAACTTCGGCTACCGATTGCAAAAGGGACAGGGCCACATCCTGGGGCCGTTCGAGCCGCCTCAACGCTGTAAGCCCATGGGCTATCCGGGCGGTCGGCGTTCTGCCCTGCTCGCGCCCCATGGCCCTCAGATAGGAGGGGAGGGTTCCCAGGAAGCGGAGAGTGTCTTCAAGGAACGTCCCTTCCCGCCCTTCGCGAACGGGGCGCGGAAGAACCGCCCTGACCCCATCCCTGAGCGAGTCGAGGGCGAAAACGTAATCGCTGGGGGGGACGAGCTGAAGCGTGGCAATCCGGGGGTAGGCCTTCTTCTTCTGCTGGCGCAGTCCTTCGAGCTTTTGGGGCGAAAATCTGACACCTATGCTGTCGGGAGCGTCTAGGATGAGAACCGGCTGGGAATTTTTTGCCAGGAGCTGCTCGATGATGGGGTCCAGGTCCTGCTCTTCGGTGGTGGCGAAGACAAAGATCCCTTCCTGCCGGCAGACGGTGGTGACGCAGTAGGCCATGAGTTCGTCGGCGCTGAAGAATACCAGTGACGGGATTGCTTCCGCCCGCTCATTTCCCTCTTTTGGGGTGCCGGCATAACTCCCCAGAAAGTCAAGGAGTTCTTCCTGCTCCTTTTCCGAGAGATCGGCGCCCAGTTCCTGAATCTTCAGCTGCGGGGTGCGGTCCTCCAGGCCGGAAAACACCTGGGGGATGGCCTTTTCCAGGCTGTCAACATCGGCCAGCCCCAGGTCGTCGGCGGAAATTATCATCCCGGCCGCCTCGGCGGCAGCGTCGTGAGCCGGGATATCCTCGTCTTCCAGCTCATCCTCCAGCAGCAGCCCGCCGTGCTTCTTTTCATCGTAGATCCTGAGGGCGTCCATCAGGACGTTTTCGGTGTGCAGGGTGATCTCTTCGTGGAGTTTTTCCGGGAAATATCGGTATTCATCGGACACGGTAACGTTGGTTACGTCCAGGTTGAAGGACCCCCTCTTCCAGGTGAGGATTTCGACCACCGTCAGTTCGATGAGAGCTTCAAGTCCCCGGTAGGCATCGTCTTTCCCCACCTTCCCCCCCTCGATGAGGGTGGCGATCAAGGGGCGGCGGTTGCTGCCCGCGTTCCGCTGCTCGTCGAGGGCTGCGGAGAGTGTTTCGGCGGCGATGACCCCCGCTTCCACCAGGATATTGCCTATCCGGAGGCTGTTGTCGTAGTGGTTCGCGCTGATTATATAGCCGTCGTTGAAGACGAGCTGGCTCTCCCCTTTGCGCCCCTTGACCGTGAGAGTGCCCGATTTTCGCGTCGCGTGAAGGAGTTGAATGACATCGACGATGGACAGGTGTTCCAGGTCTCCAGTGAATGACATCCTTTTGCAATGCTCCTCTCTGGGCAGGT
The nucleotide sequence above comes from Geobacter benzoatilyticus. Encoded proteins:
- a CDS encoding FKBP-type peptidyl-prolyl cis-trans isomerase, with amino-acid sequence MKQAQKGDRVKIDFTGKLEDGTVFDSTLETEGCDSHECESDSCCDDDDCGCEAGPMELTIGGGDFFEQIEEALVGMAPGEKKTVTIPAEDAFGEYDEEKVFTVPKSDLPEDMIPEVGQELVLANDDEEEIGVAVVEVTEDSVTFDANHPLAGEDLTYEFQLVEIL
- a CDS encoding type IV pilus twitching motility protein PilT — translated: MDMNLLNQILGIAFEKRVSDLHFEVDNPPFFRAKGQLLRSKLPRLTAQDTEFIAQTVMEQNRRTLPDNLRELDASYSLPNGGRFRVSIFRQRGAIGIVMRVIPPHVGTFQELNLPPVLSEIAKAPNGLILVTGPTGNGKSTTLASIIRHLNETCTFNIITIEDPVEFLFTSRKSCIIQREVGIDTENFTAALRSSLRMDPDVIMVGEMRDQETIDSCIKAAETGHLVFSTLHTQSAASTINRLLGHFPPDCQEVIRQRLADILVATISLRLIKDKSGENILPVVEIMRATTTIQACIREGRLDEIEKHIENGRSLYQMQTLDQHLLELCEKEIITFDQAKHITRSMDLERKLAFTE
- a CDS encoding DUF4388 domain-containing protein; translation: MSFTGDLEHLSIVDVIQLLHATRKSGTLTVKGRKGESQLVFNDGYIISANHYDNSLRIGNILVEAGVIAAETLSAALDEQRNAGSNRRPLIATLIEGGKVGKDDAYRGLEALIELTVVEILTWKRGSFNLDVTNVTVSDEYRYFPEKLHEEITLHTENVLMDALRIYDEKKHGGLLLEDELEDEDIPAHDAAAEAAGMIISADDLGLADVDSLEKAIPQVFSGLEDRTPQLKIQELGADLSEKEQEELLDFLGSYAGTPKEGNERAEAIPSLVFFSADELMAYCVTTVCRQEGIFVFATTEEQDLDPIIEQLLAKNSQPVLILDAPDSIGVRFSPQKLEGLRQQKKKAYPRIATLQLVPPSDYVFALDSLRDGVRAVLPRPVREGREGTFLEDTLRFLGTLPSYLRAMGREQGRTPTARIAHGLTALRRLERPQDVALSLLQSVAEVFDRSLTLIVQEKGLIAERSIGIRGGREEGATPPLRFAIPLERASLFSEVIEKTGAFFGRTDDEIVVRHLFTAIGAPLRPTVFLLPLRGFGKTISLIYGDFGQREPSPVQVDMLEILAGEAGLVLENALYHRKREKPTP